A genomic window from Lotus japonicus ecotype B-129 chromosome 1, LjGifu_v1.2 includes:
- the LOC130720391 gene encoding 14-3-3-like protein B → MAVAGGVPENLSREQYVYLAKLAEQAERYEEMVEFMQKLVVGSTPAAELSVEERNLLSVAYKNVIGSLRAAWRIVSSIEQKEESRKNDDHVVLVKDYRSKVEVELSNICASILNLLDSNLIPSASSSESKVFYYKMKGDYHRYLAEFRVGDQRKASAEDTMLSYKAAQDIAATDLPPTHPIRLGLALNFSVFYYEILNQSDKACAMAKQAFEEAIAELDTLGEESYKDSTLIMQLLRDNLTLWTSDVQDQLDEP, encoded by the exons ATGGCTGTTGCTGGTGGGGTCCCGGAAAACCTAAGCAGGGAACAGTATGTCTACCTCGCCAAGCTAGCGGAGCAGGCGGAGCGCTACGAGGAGATGGTGGAGTTCATGCAGAAGCTCGTGGTAGGGTCCACACCCGCGGCGGAGCTCAGCGTGGAGGAGCGCAACCTCCTCTCCGTCGCCTACAAGAACGTCATCGGCTCCCTCCGTGCGGCGTGGCGGATCGTCTCGTCGATTGAGCAGAAGGAGGAGAGTCGGAAGAACGACGACCATGTGGTTCTTGTGAAGGATTACAGATCCAAGGTGGAGGTTGAGCTTTCCAACATCTGTGCTAGCATCCTCAACCTTTTGGATTCCAATCTCATCCCTTCTGCTTCTTCCAGTGAATCCAAAGTTTTCTATTACAAGATGAAAGGGGATTATCATAGGTACTTGGCTGAGTTTAGGGTTGGTGATCAGAGAAAAGCTTCTGCTGAAGATACTATGTTGTCTTACAAGGCTGCAcag GACATTGCTGCTACTGATCTTCCACCTACTCATCCTATAAGATTGGGTTTGGCACTCAATTTCTCTGTGTTCTACTATGAAATTCTCAACCAGTCTGACAAAGCATGTGCCATGGCTAAACAG GCATTTGAGGAAGCAATTGCTGAGCTGGACACCTTGGGAGAAGAATCCTACAAAGACAGCACCCTCATCATGCAGCTTTTAAGAGACAACCTGACCCTTTGGACTTCTGATGTCCAG GACCAGCTAGATGAGCCCTGA
- the LOC130720401 gene encoding protein CutA 1, chloroplastic, which translates to MASSTTSTLFSTAPPSSAVSSSVIRRRLPLVGAFCMLTLGLSNFYRPLYSSALKTGSSLAKRSYSIRMEGNTNNTTVPSIVVYVTVPNKEAGKKLAESIVKEKLAACVNRVPGIESVYQWQGEIQTDSEELLIIKTRQSLLEPLTEHVKANHEYDVPEVISLPITGGNLKYLEWIKESTRE; encoded by the exons ATGGCTTCTTCCACCACTTCCACACTCTTCTCCACTGCTCCTCCATCCTCCGCCGTCTCCTCCTCTGTGATACGGCGTCGTTTACCCCTTGTCGGCGCGTTTTGCATGCTCACTCTAGGGCTCTCCAATTTCTACAGGCCCTTGTATTCCTCTGCTCTCAAAACGGG ATCTAGTTTGGCAAAGAGAAGTTACAGTATTAGAATGGAAGGGAACACCAACAACACCACTGTCCCAAGCATCGTTGTCTATGTCACTGTTCCCAACAAGGAAGCAG GGAAGAAGTTAGCTGAAAGCATTGTCAAGGAGAAGCTTGCAGCTTGTGTAAACAGAGTACCGG GTATTGAATCAGTATATCAGTGGCAGGGAGAG ATCCAAACTGATTCTGAGGAACTTCTGATAATCAAGACTAGGCAATCCCTTCTGGAACCATTGACAGAGCATGTCAAAGCAAACCATGAGTACGA TGTGCCAGAGGTAATCTCCTTACCCATCACTGGCGGCAATCTTAAATATTTAGAATGGATAAAGGAGAGCACAAGGGAGTGA